CGAGCCGGAGCTGGAAAAAGCCCAAAAAGAAATTGAATCGTGGATCACTCAGCCCGAGGACGTGCTGTCCTATGTGCTTTTCCCGGCGGTTGCCAAGGACTTCCTGGTGAAGAAGTACGCCCGCGAAACGATGACCGATATCGGCCTGAACGAGTGTGTGGATGGTTCCGCGTATCCCGTGTAAGAGCCGAGGAGCTCGCGGTATTTGTATTCGGAAATCGGAAAGGCTCTATAAAAAAGGAGGGGCGGCTTTTCCGTCCCTCCATACTGTGTTTGTCGTATGAAACTTTCACGTGGAAGTGGGGGAGGTATTACCATAGACGGAGTCTATACAATGCAGCTGGAATGTCCTGACCCCGCGCTGTTGATGAGAATCTGCGGACAGGGCGATGAAAACCTCGAATTTCTCGAGTCAAAGCAGAATGTCCGCGTCCTCAGGCGGGGAGAATTGATCACCGTCGCCGGGGATGAAGAAAAAGACGTACGTCAGGCCCACGCCCTTTTGTTGCAGATACGCGATGCGGCGCAAGATGGCCATCAGTTTCGCCCGCAGGATTTTCGTTATGTGCTCGAGACTCTCCGCAAGAACGGCCACGTCGACGTCGCTTCGCTCTATTCGGAACTGCTGTGCATCACTTACCGGGGCAAGCCTGTCAGGCCGCGTACCGTCCGGCAGCTTGAATATGTAAAGGCGATGGAGAGAAACACGGTGATTTTCGGCATTGGCCCGGCAGGAACGGGAAAAACGTATCTTGCGGTCTGCCAGGCCGTAAATCAGCTTAAAAACGGAAGCGTGAGCCGCGTCATCCTCGTGCGGCCGGCAGTCGAAGCCGGCGAAAGTCTGGGCTTTTTGCCCGGCGATCTTCGCGAAAAGGTGGAACCTTACCTCCGTCCGTTATACGACGCTTTTTTTGAACTTCTCTCCCCCGAAAAATTTGCCCGTTATGCTGACAAAGGGATCATTGAAATCGCCCCTCTTGCTTACATGCGGGGGCGGACTCTCAACGACAGCTTTGTCATCCTCGACGAGGCTCAAAATACAACGCCTGAACAAATGAAGATGTTTCTGACTCGCATCGGTTTTGGTTCCAAAGCGGTCATTACCGGCGATCTCACTCAGGTTGACCTCCCCAACGGCAAGCAGTCGGGACTGAGACTCGTCCAGGGTATCCTCAAGGGCATCGAAGGGATTTCTTTTATTCACCTGCAAAATGAAGACGTGGTGCGGCACGAGATTGTCCAAAAAATTGTTGCTGCCTATGATCAGTATGAGGCATCACAAAAGAAATAACTGCGAGGAAACAGACGATGAATAGTGACCAGCTGGATCGGACTCAATGGAGGAAACTCTTCCAGAATTCCTTCAAGTACATTGCGAAGCTTCTGCCTTACGCGATTGCAGCTTTTGTGGCTATGGTCGTCGTACAGGTGCGATGGTACACGGTTGATTCCGACTCTTACTTTATTTCCGGCGCGACCGCTCAGCGGACGTATTACGCCGTCCGCGACATGAACTACGACGACACCGAAGCGACGGAAAAATTGCGCGCGGAAGTTGCCGACGGAATCGTCGGGGTCGTCGTCAAAGGACATATGAAAAGCGAAGTCGGTTTTGACGATGAATGCGAAATCCTCTTGAACCGGCCGCTCGACGACAAAATTTTGCCCAAGGAACTCCGTGAGCTCTTGGATGCTGCGTCTCTGGACACAAGGGAGCAAATTGTCGCTACCGTCCGTTCGATCCATGACGACCTTCAGCGCAACATGAATTTGTCTGCGGACGAAAAAGATGAGTTCATGTGGCAGCGTATCGGCCTGGTGGAGACGAACCCCTCTTCCGCAAACATCATTTATCAGATTCTCGTCGGCCTGTCCGAAGGCGATCAAAAAGTCGATCCTGACCTGACGGAGCGCATAAAATCACTGGCGGCCTCCGATATCGAGCAGACCAAACACATATTTTATGCCGGCGACCGCATCGTCAACAAAGGGGAAATCGTGACGCCGCAGCTTGCGAGGCTCTTGAAACTCCAAGGGTATCCCGAGGGGCGCTTCCCGATGACATCCCTTGTTTTCGCCGTCATCGTGGCCTGCATAAGCGTTCTGTGGATCCGCAAGACCATGACGCACGTTTTCATAAGCACGACATATCATGGAGACTGGACTTATTCGTTCTTTCTCTTGTTGTTGGGTTGGCTTTTTCAGATCGGCGTGATCTATTGGGGCGTCAACGGCGTCGGCGTTTTTCCCGTGATTGCCATGATCTACCTTACGCTTCCTGACATCGGCGCGCTGAATTGCGCTGTCGTCGTGACGTTGAGCGCCTCGATCATCACTTCGGGATACGATGTCACCGCGTTTGCCATTAATGCAATTTCGGGATGCGCCGGAGCCATCTTGGGGATCTCTCTTTTCAAAAGAAATTATTCGCGCTCCGCCGTCTGGATCCATGTGTTCGTTCTCGGCATCGCGATGCTTGGGGTTGCCTCGGTGCTCCAGTGGGGGCTGACCAATCTGATGAGCCTTCGTCAGGCGGCTGTTATGTTTACGGCATGCTTGCTGTTGAGCTTTATGGTGATCGTCTTGCTGCCGCTGCTGGAGATACTCTTCGATATCGTTTCTCCTTTGCAGCTCGTAGAGCTGACGCAGCCTTCCCATCCGCTACTGAAGAGAATGCAGGTCGAGGCTCCCGGCACTTACCATCACAGCCAAATGGTGGGGAATCTGGCCGAGGCGGCGGCCGAGAAAATCGGTCTGAATCCGATGCTGCTTCGGGCGGGAGCATGTTTTCATGACATTGGAAAGCTGAAACGGCCGCAATCGTTTATCGAGAACCAAATTTCGGGAATAAACGCCCATGATGAAATGTCGCCCGCTTTGTCCGCGCTTGTGATCCTATCGCATGTCAAAGACGGGTTGGAACTTGCCGACGAATATCGTCTGCCGTCGCAGATAAAAGCGTTTATCGCGGAACATCATGGCACTACCTGCCTGACGTATTTTTATCGGAAAGCGCTCCAGGCGGGGCTGAAAGCGGACGAGAGTCAATTCTGCTATCCCGGTCCGAGGCCGCGAAGCAAGGAAACCGGAGTTCTGATGATCGCCGATTCGACGGAAGCCGCGGCTCGGGCGGAGAGCGCCAATATCAAGGGTATTCTCGATCTCACTCGTCTTGTCGACAACGTGGTGCAGTCCAAGATAAGCACCGGTCAGCTGGACGAAGTCCCCTTTACTCTGAAAGACCTCTCGGATATCAAAGCGGCGCTGGTCAGTACGTTGCGCTCAATGTATCATACGCGCGACATCAAACCGCTGAAATCGTTGCCCAAAGAGCAAGGAAAGGAGACTCACGATGCGCATGGCTCCCCGAACATTGTCGCGGTTCAAGCTAAAACAGCGGCGGCGGAAGAATCCTGAAGCCCGCATTCTCATCGCCAGTGACATCGAACAGGATCCCTTGCTGACGTTGGCAAAAACGAATATTGCCACTTTCGAAAGGCTGGCGGCAGACTTGTATGACGTACATTGGCCGGTATGGCGCGCGCATGGGGGAGTGCAGATCTCCCTGCAGTTCCTAGATGAGACGCGGATGGCCGAAGTGAACAGTGAATACCGCCAGACCCACGCCCCAACGGATGTGTTGAGTTTTCCCCTTTTTGAAAAAGAAGGCAGATTTGTCCCCGACGCTCAGCTGCCGCCTCTCCTCCTCGGCGATATTGTGGTGTGTCCTGCGGTCATCAGAAAGAATGCCGTGGAACGTCGCGTATCGGAAGAATCGGAACTGGCGCTCGTTGTTTTTCACGGCATCTTGCACCTTCTGGCGTGGGATCATGACACGCCGGAGAAACAAGAGAGAATGTGGAGCGTGCAGGAACATTTCAGAGACCTTTTTCTGAAGGGGCTTTCCGGCCCGGTTGCCGGTAACGCGGCGCACGAGAGAAAATGACGTCTTTTGTCGTCCTCATTTTGACCATTGCGCTTCTCGTGATGTTGAGCGGCTATCTGAGCGTGGGCGAGGCGGCGATTTCTTCGGTGAGCGCTGCCAAGGCCCAGACATTTGGCGAAGACAACCCCAAAATGGCTCCTCTGGTCGATTGGGAACTTGCCGAAAGACAAAAAGTCATCATCGCCATCTTGGTAGCGCATAATCTCTTTTCCGTCGCTGCCAGTTCATTCGCGACGGTCCTGACGACGAACGTCTGGGGTGAAAAAGGCGTTTTCTGGGCTACGGTCATCATGACGGTCCTCATGGTCCTTTTTGCCGATTTCCTGCCCAAATGCATCGGCATGGCCCTCGGTGAAAGAAATTTCAATGTCGTCTTGCCCGGCTTGCGCGCGGTTTCCGTTGTCTTTAGGCCTCTTATTTGGATTCTTGAGAAAATAGTGGCCTTTTTCAGCGATCTGTTTCACGTCGACATGACGCTGGAAAGCGCGGTCGTCACACGGGATGAAATAGAGCAGCTCGTCAAAAACGGCGAAGAATCCGGAGCTATCGAAGCTTCGGAACGAAGAATGATCGACGGCGTTATCGCCTTCGACGAGACCAGAGTCTCGGAGATCATG
The sequence above is drawn from the Pyramidobacter piscolens W5455 genome and encodes:
- a CDS encoding PhoH family protein — protein: MQLECPDPALLMRICGQGDENLEFLESKQNVRVLRRGELITVAGDEEKDVRQAHALLLQIRDAAQDGHQFRPQDFRYVLETLRKNGHVDVASLYSELLCITYRGKPVRPRTVRQLEYVKAMERNTVIFGIGPAGTGKTYLAVCQAVNQLKNGSVSRVILVRPAVEAGESLGFLPGDLREKVEPYLRPLYDAFFELLSPEKFARYADKGIIEIAPLAYMRGRTLNDSFVILDEAQNTTPEQMKMFLTRIGFGSKAVITGDLTQVDLPNGKQSGLRLVQGILKGIEGISFIHLQNEDVVRHEIVQKIVAAYDQYEASQKK
- the ybeY gene encoding rRNA maturation RNase YbeY, with the translated sequence MRMAPRTLSRFKLKQRRRKNPEARILIASDIEQDPLLTLAKTNIATFERLAADLYDVHWPVWRAHGGVQISLQFLDETRMAEVNSEYRQTHAPTDVLSFPLFEKEGRFVPDAQLPPLLLGDIVVCPAVIRKNAVERRVSEESELALVVFHGILHLLAWDHDTPEKQERMWSVQEHFRDLFLKGLSGPVAGNAAHERK
- a CDS encoding HDIG domain-containing metalloprotein, with the translated sequence MPKELRELLDAASLDTREQIVATVRSIHDDLQRNMNLSADEKDEFMWQRIGLVETNPSSANIIYQILVGLSEGDQKVDPDLTERIKSLAASDIEQTKHIFYAGDRIVNKGEIVTPQLARLLKLQGYPEGRFPMTSLVFAVIVACISVLWIRKTMTHVFISTTYHGDWTYSFFLLLLGWLFQIGVIYWGVNGVGVFPVIAMIYLTLPDIGALNCAVVVTLSASIITSGYDVTAFAINAISGCAGAILGISLFKRNYSRSAVWIHVFVLGIAMLGVASVLQWGLTNLMSLRQAAVMFTACLLLSFMVIVLLPLLEILFDIVSPLQLVELTQPSHPLLKRMQVEAPGTYHHSQMVGNLAEAAAEKIGLNPMLLRAGACFHDIGKLKRPQSFIENQISGINAHDEMSPALSALVILSHVKDGLELADEYRLPSQIKAFIAEHHGTTCLTYFYRKALQAGLKADESQFCYPGPRPRSKETGVLMIADSTEAAARAESANIKGILDLTRLVDNVVQSKISTGQLDEVPFTLKDLSDIKAALVSTLRSMYHTRDIKPLKSLPKEQGKETHDAHGSPNIVAVQAKTAAAEES